The following coding sequences lie in one Miscanthus floridulus cultivar M001 chromosome 9, ASM1932011v1, whole genome shotgun sequence genomic window:
- the LOC136484377 gene encoding putative serpin-Z6A, whose translation MTRKRRRSGKTVRRSKAADLTALAHCFTRQLQAPPVVAGEPGGPTAAVNLVFSPVSVYATLALLATGARGGTLQELFDTLGVDSRDDLAVFARRAAERALVDRSRSGGPAVAFACRASHDVAWALLPAFRDAAATSYNAEAHAVDFSNEPEKAVGEINGCLASATNKHIDSILDPSSVNTLTSLVLSCAIHFRGRWEAPFAKAHTVVDKFHRLDGSTADVPFMCSVRSQYIAIRNGHKVLKLPYISPAPAPRKGSSSESNVGDDPAPKYSMCIFLPDERDGLPGLVEKMSSGPGFWHYRLPTLQVPVGDFRLPKFKLSASGSVRQVLRNGMGINSVFVAGEADLANMVAKRDEDASGTLLYVADVCHKAVLEVNEGGTVAIGATASYMLCGASAIMDQPVKVDFVADHPFVFFLIEEVSRAIIFVGRVLDPSISG comes from the exons ATGACGCGAAAGCGACGGAGATCAGGAAAGACCGTGCGCAGGTCCAAGGCCGCCGACCTAACGGCGCTCGCGCACTGCTTCACCAGGCAACTACAAGCGCCGCCCGTCGTCGCGGGGGAGCCGGGcggccccaccgccgccgtcaacCTCGTCTTCTCGCCGGTGTCCGTCTACGCCACGCTAGCGCTGCTGGCCACCGGCGCCCGCGGCGGCACGCTCCAGGAGCTCTTTGACACGCTCGGCGTAGACTCCCGCGATGACCTCGCCGTGTTCGCCCGCCGCGCCGCGGAGCGCGCGCTCGTAGACCGGTCGCGGTCGGGCGGGCCGGCCGTCGCGTTCGCGTGCCGCGCGTCGCACGACGTGGCGTGGGCGCTCCTGCCGGCCTTCCGCGACGCCGCCGCCACGTCCTACAACGCCGAGGCGCACGCCGTCGACTTCAGTAACGAG CCGGAGAAGGCAGTTGGCGAGATCAACGGCTGTTTGGCGTCGGCGACTAACAAGCACATTGACTCGATCCTTGATCCAAGTTCAGTGAACACACTCACAAGCCTCGTGCTCTCCTGCGCCATCCACTTCAGGGGCAGATGGGAGGCGCCCTTCGCCAAGGCGCACACGGTGGTGGACAAGTTCCACCGCCTCGACGGCAGCACTGCCGACGTGCCCTTCATGTGCTCAGTGCGCAGCCAGTACATCGCCATCCGCAACGGGCACAAGGTGCTCAAGCTCCCATACATATCACCGGCACCAGCACCACGTAAGGGATCATCATCAGAGAGCAATGTTGGCGATGACCCCGCCCCGAAATACTCCATGTGCATCTTCCTGCCTGACGAGCGGGACGGGCTCCCAGGTCTCGTTGAGAAGATGTCCTCCGGCCCCGGGTTCTGGCACTACCGCCTGCCGACCTTGCAGGTCCCCGTCGGGGACTTCCGACTGCCCAAGTTCAAGCTGTCCGCCTCCGGCAGCGTGAGGCAGGTGCTGAGAAACGGCATGGGGATCAATTCCGTTTTCGTTGCTGGCGAAGCTGACCTGGCCAACATGGTGGCCAAGCGCGACGAGGACGCTTCTGGCACGCTGCTGTACGTTGCCGACGTCTGCCATAAGGCGGTGCTCGAGGTGAACGAGGGTGGCACCGTTGCCATTGGTGCCACTGCCAGCTACATGCTCTGTGGGGCAAGTGCGATAATGGATCAGCCGGTGAAGGTGGATTTCGTTGCTGACCACCCATTTGTGTTCTTTCTGATCGAGGAGGTGTCTCGTGCTATCATCTTTGTTGGCCGCGTCCTCGACCCTTCGATTTCAGGGTGA